The following are from one region of the Staphylococcus schleiferi genome:
- the ecsA gene encoding ABC transporter ATP-binding protein EcsA, with the protein MTVHIKHLTGGYGKKPVIKNINFELKDGEIVGLIGLNGAGKSTTIKHMLGLLTPTEGEMSISDIDIKEDINAYRQHLSYIPEAPVIYDALTLKEHIEMTAMAYGIDYDEAMKRAEPLLKTFRLQEQLSVFPSHFSKGMKQKVMIICAFIVEPDLYIIDEPFLGLDPLGIQSMLDLMEAKKKEGRTVLMSTHILATAERYCDRFIILDHGEIVAMGDLDELRQQTEMPGATLDDIYIHVTQGAVS; encoded by the coding sequence ATGACTGTGCATATAAAACATTTAACAGGTGGTTATGGTAAGAAACCTGTGATTAAAAATATAAATTTTGAATTAAAAGATGGAGAAATCGTTGGTTTAATTGGATTAAATGGTGCCGGTAAAAGTACAACGATTAAACATATGTTAGGATTGTTAACACCGACAGAAGGGGAAATGTCCATTTCTGACATTGATATTAAAGAAGATATTAATGCGTACAGACAACATCTCTCTTATATTCCAGAAGCGCCAGTAATTTATGATGCTTTAACGCTAAAAGAACATATTGAAATGACAGCAATGGCTTATGGTATCGATTATGATGAGGCAATGAAGCGTGCAGAACCACTATTAAAAACATTTCGCTTGCAAGAACAACTTTCTGTATTCCCAAGTCATTTCTCTAAAGGAATGAAGCAAAAGGTCATGATTATTTGTGCGTTTATTGTAGAACCCGATTTATATATCATTGATGAGCCATTTTTAGGGCTAGATCCATTAGGAATCCAATCTATGCTTGATTTAATGGAAGCTAAGAAAAAAGAAGGACGTACCGTTTTAATGAGTACACATATTTTAGCGACTGCTGAACGTTATTGTGATCGCTTCATTATATTGGATCATGGAGAAATCGTTGCAATGGGTGATTTAGATGAATTACGTCAGCAAACTGAAATGCCGGGCGCGACTTTAGATGATATCTATATTCATGTTACACAAGGAGCTGTTTCATGA
- the hemE gene encoding uroporphyrinogen decarboxylase, whose protein sequence is MSTTKNDTILRAIKGDAVQHTPVWFMRQAGRSQPEYRKLKEKYSLFEITHQPELCAYVTALPVEQYQTDAAVLYKDIMTPLKGMGVDVDIKSGIGPVIANPIRKMSDVEALGKVDPKRDVPYVLDTIKLLTEEKLNVPLIGFTGAPFTLASYMIEGGPSKNYNLTKALMYSDEATWFKLMDVLTEMSITYVGAQIQAGAQLIQVFDSWVGALNQADYDYYIKPCMDKLLKGIKAYDVPVIMFGVGASHLIESWHSLPIDVLGLDWRITINEAKNRGVTKAVQGNLDPSVLLAPWPVIESRLKPILNQGMAHGRHIFNLGHGVFPEVKPDTLRRVSQFVHDYTKQN, encoded by the coding sequence ATGAGTACGACGAAAAATGATACAATTTTACGCGCAATTAAGGGGGACGCCGTTCAGCATACACCTGTATGGTTCATGAGGCAAGCTGGGCGCTCTCAACCAGAATATCGAAAGTTAAAAGAAAAGTATTCACTGTTTGAGATTACACATCAACCTGAACTTTGTGCATATGTGACAGCACTTCCTGTTGAGCAATATCAAACAGATGCAGCTGTTTTATATAAAGATATCATGACACCTTTAAAAGGAATGGGTGTGGATGTAGATATTAAATCTGGTATTGGCCCTGTGATTGCCAACCCTATCCGAAAGATGTCTGATGTAGAAGCTTTAGGAAAGGTTGATCCTAAACGAGATGTTCCTTACGTATTAGACACTATTAAATTATTAACAGAAGAAAAATTAAATGTTCCACTGATAGGCTTTACAGGTGCACCGTTCACATTGGCAAGTTATATGATAGAAGGCGGGCCTTCTAAAAATTATAATTTGACTAAGGCATTAATGTATAGCGATGAGGCAACTTGGTTTAAATTGATGGATGTATTAACAGAAATGTCTATTACTTATGTAGGTGCACAGATTCAAGCTGGAGCACAGCTCATTCAAGTTTTTGATTCTTGGGTAGGGGCCTTGAATCAAGCAGATTATGATTATTACATTAAGCCTTGTATGGATAAATTACTAAAAGGGATTAAAGCATACGATGTGCCAGTGATTATGTTTGGAGTGGGTGCAAGTCATCTTATTGAGTCTTGGCATTCATTACCAATTGATGTATTGGGCTTAGACTGGCGAATTACTATCAATGAGGCGAAAAATCGAGGTGTGACTAAGGCGGTACAAGGTAATTTAGATCCTAGCGTCTTACTTGCACCATGGCCTGTCATTGAATCTCGATTGAAGCCGATTTTAAATCAAGGGATGGCTCATGGGCGCCATATATTTAATTTAGGGCATGGTGTTTTTCCTGAAGTGAAACCTGACACATTGCGTCGTGTATCACAGTTTGTTCACGATTATACGAAGCAAAATTAA
- a CDS encoding antibiotic biosynthesis monooxygenase family protein, whose product MKFYITYGTYGYLRQIQLNNQSHQLLIFSGDDQSVMIDETENETVFQQPKSYRVLTRLGKLSADNFHALISIPTTEDHKYQLENKLENYVPSLDSSEGFNSFRLLKPIHSNIYKVFFGFTSRKAYEDFKKSSAFREHFSKEGVRPLAGSSSAHASYLEQYFYPISEEDTTEES is encoded by the coding sequence ATGAAATTCTATATCACATACGGAACTTACGGATATTTACGCCAAATCCAACTTAACAATCAATCACATCAATTGCTTATTTTCTCAGGTGACGATCAATCCGTTATGATTGATGAAACAGAAAATGAGACAGTATTTCAACAACCTAAATCTTATCGCGTATTAACAAGATTAGGTAAACTATCAGCTGATAACTTTCATGCGCTTATTTCTATTCCTACAACAGAGGATCATAAATATCAATTAGAAAATAAACTTGAAAATTATGTACCAAGCTTAGATTCAAGTGAAGGTTTTAATAGCTTTAGATTACTAAAACCTATTCACAGTAATATTTATAAAGTTTTCTTTGGTTTTACATCACGTAAAGCTTATGAAGATTTCAAAAAATCTTCGGCATTTCGTGAGCACTTTTCAAAAGAAGGTGTTAGACCCCTTGCAGGATCTTCAAGTGCGCATGCTTCATATTTGGAACAATATTTCTATCCAATCAGTGAAGAGGATACAACTGAAGAATCATAA
- a CDS encoding DUF3267 domain-containing protein: MLNCLRSIDIHSRFGLPRIAFISFVTVVITFFISFEVFHYYSNVPFTDQNFLMFIVLMLLIYPLHKLIHIVMVLPYFKHLKTYKLIRKSWIPLYNIFLDKPVRKFYFCICLLMPLIVITLSCILIARAFPEYGHYFMFLLALNAGYSVMDILYLKVILFSHQGHYVEEHSNGFVLLEHNYHS, translated from the coding sequence ATGTTAAATTGTTTGCGTTCAATTGATATACATTCTAGATTTGGTTTACCTAGAATTGCCTTCATAAGTTTTGTAACAGTGGTTATCACTTTTTTTATAAGTTTTGAAGTGTTTCATTATTATTCAAATGTACCTTTTACAGATCAAAATTTTTTAATGTTTATTGTCTTAATGTTACTTATATATCCACTTCATAAACTGATTCATATTGTGATGGTGTTACCCTATTTCAAGCACCTAAAAACTTATAAGTTAATTCGTAAATCATGGATACCTTTATATAATATCTTTTTAGATAAACCGGTACGTAAGTTCTATTTTTGTATTTGCTTATTGATGCCACTTATCGTTATTACGTTAAGCTGTATCTTAATTGCACGCGCATTTCCAGAATATGGCCATTACTTTATGTTTTTACTGGCACTTAACGCTGGCTATTCTGTAATGGATATTCTTTACCTCAAAGTGATATTATTTTCGCATCAAGGTCATTATGTCGAGGAACATAGTAACGGATTTGTACTATTAGAACATAATTATCATTCATAA
- a CDS encoding YtxH domain-containing protein, protein MKAVRITLGVVAGVATGLGVALIKKDGQTRIANPRPERPKTELEQEVDTIKQSVNDIVNYVTQIKTESQSFASSIGDEVKTMIGEFQADIDPNVKRIQTHIENLQNRGQEITNFPTKK, encoded by the coding sequence ATGAAAGCCGTTCGAATCACACTCGGTGTTGTAGCCGGAGTCGCAACAGGATTAGGCGTTGCATTGATTAAAAAAGATGGACAAACACGTATTGCGAATCCTAGACCTGAACGCCCTAAAACTGAATTAGAGCAAGAAGTGGATACAATAAAACAAAGTGTCAATGATATCGTAAACTATGTGACACAAATAAAAACTGAAAGCCAAAGTTTTGCTTCTTCTATTGGAGACGAAGTAAAAACGATGATTGGTGAATTCCAAGCGGATATTGACCCTAACGTGAAACGCATCCAAACACATATCGAAAATTTACAAAATCGTGGACAAGAAATTACAAATTTTCCAACAAAAAAATAA
- the hemH gene encoding ferrochelatase produces MKKEIGLLVMAYGTPYQKSDIEPYYTDIRHGRKPSDEELEDLISRYEAIGGLSPLAGTTERQAEALLEALNNSYDDLSFKLYIGLKHIHPYIEDAIDKMHNDGIKEAVTVVLAPHFSNFSIASYNRRAQEKADQYGIQLQHVNHYYAQPKFIDYWTMRVNETLENIPKEAHDQTVLIVSAHSLPEKMIVENNDPYPFELNETAKLIKAQSLIQNVAVGWQSEGKTGTPWLGPDVQDLTRSLYEKNHYQHFIYTPVGFVAEHLEVLYDNDYECKVVCDDVGATYHRPPMPDTHPLFIGAIVDEISNIF; encoded by the coding sequence ATGAAAAAGGAAATAGGTTTATTAGTGATGGCTTATGGGACACCTTATCAAAAAAGCGATATAGAACCCTATTACACTGATATCAGACATGGTAGAAAGCCGTCAGATGAAGAGTTGGAAGATTTGATTTCACGTTATGAGGCGATTGGGGGATTATCGCCGTTAGCAGGTACAACTGAAAGACAAGCAGAAGCATTGCTAGAAGCTTTAAACAACAGCTATGATGATCTTTCATTTAAGTTGTATATCGGCTTAAAACACATTCATCCTTATATTGAGGACGCCATCGACAAAATGCACAATGATGGTATTAAAGAAGCAGTAACGGTTGTATTAGCACCACATTTTTCTAATTTTTCTATTGCTTCTTATAATCGCCGTGCTCAAGAAAAAGCGGATCAATATGGCATTCAATTACAGCATGTGAATCATTATTATGCGCAACCGAAATTTATTGATTATTGGACAATGCGCGTGAATGAAACTTTAGAAAATATTCCTAAAGAAGCACATGATCAAACCGTACTTATCGTTTCTGCACACAGTTTACCTGAAAAAATGATTGTAGAAAATAACGATCCATATCCATTTGAATTAAATGAAACAGCGAAACTGATTAAAGCGCAATCTTTGATTCAAAATGTTGCAGTTGGCTGGCAATCAGAAGGGAAAACGGGTACGCCTTGGCTTGGGCCTGATGTACAAGACTTAACAAGAAGTCTTTATGAAAAAAATCATTACCAACACTTTATTTATACACCAGTTGGGTTTGTAGCGGAGCATTTAGAAGTGTTATATGATAATGATTATGAATGCAAGGTTGTATGTGACGATGTCGGAGCCACATATCACCGCCCACCTATGCCAGACACACATCCTCTATTTATTGGAGCGATTGTGGATGAAATTTCAAATATTTTTTGA
- a CDS encoding HIT family protein: MTKTIFSQIIDWEIPSFKVYENDYVYAFLDISQVSKGHTLLVPKKPSPNIYETDAETMKHIGEALPIVANAIKEAFHPDGLNIIQNNGEYASQSVFHLHFHLIPRYENDIDGFGYQWDTHEDTIDDTQKAALAKEIAAHI; this comes from the coding sequence ATGACAAAAACAATTTTTTCTCAAATCATCGATTGGGAGATCCCAAGTTTTAAAGTGTATGAAAATGACTATGTTTATGCTTTTTTAGATATTTCTCAAGTTTCTAAAGGTCATACTTTACTTGTTCCTAAAAAACCATCTCCTAACATCTACGAAACAGATGCTGAAACAATGAAACATATCGGTGAGGCACTACCTATCGTAGCCAATGCAATTAAAGAAGCATTCCATCCAGATGGTTTAAATATTATTCAAAATAACGGTGAATACGCTTCACAATCTGTTTTCCACCTTCATTTCCATTTGATACCTCGTTATGAAAATGACATTGATGGCTTTGGTTATCAGTGGGATACACACGAAGACACAATAGACGACACTCAAAAAGCAGCATTAGCTAAAGAAATTGCCGCCCACATTTAA
- a CDS encoding RBBP9/YdeN family alpha/beta hydrolase, with protein sequence MTKVYIVHGYQADSTKHWFPWLKQSLELEGHEVEILNLPDSSHPKVDVWLDYMNQNVTEVNSDTIFVTHSLGAITTLKFLNDLDVNHIGSLAIVSGFKDGISDMPELEPFVQQDVDFENLQNKILHRFGIAAKNDTVVPYEATKRLCEALDAKFYLQEEGGHFCEQDGYDSFLFLKKKILTNFD encoded by the coding sequence ATGACAAAAGTTTATATTGTTCACGGTTATCAAGCAGATTCCACCAAGCATTGGTTTCCTTGGTTAAAGCAATCTTTGGAATTGGAAGGTCATGAAGTAGAAATTTTGAATTTACCTGATTCAAGCCATCCTAAAGTTGATGTCTGGTTAGATTATATGAACCAAAATGTAACAGAAGTGAATAGTGATACAATTTTTGTCACACACAGTCTGGGTGCTATTACAACGCTTAAATTTCTCAATGATTTAGATGTCAATCATATTGGAAGTCTAGCTATCGTATCTGGTTTTAAAGATGGTATTTCTGACATGCCTGAACTCGAACCTTTTGTCCAACAAGATGTAGACTTTGAAAATTTGCAAAATAAAATACTACATAGATTCGGTATCGCTGCTAAAAATGACACAGTGGTACCTTATGAAGCAACGAAGCGCTTATGTGAGGCGTTAGATGCCAAGTTTTACTTACAGGAAGAGGGCGGACATTTTTGTGAGCAAGACGGCTATGACTCTTTCTTATTTTTAAAGAAAAAAATATTAACAAATTTTGATTAA
- a CDS encoding HTH-type transcriptional regulator Hpr: MKQKQQQIEGMLYTHKIAMLSKVLWKNAESDWQAWLRKSDITMNEHLILLTIYAFERATISDISKYGVMHVSTAFNFAKRLEQQELLSLKKDTSDKRNTFIVLTEKGKQLVEEIFDQYDESKNHIFNVSKQYKDEMFHLPNFSDAHYLVSKLQGKEFIDDVNLCQENLRKNLLDEQ; this comes from the coding sequence ATGAAACAAAAACAACAACAAATTGAAGGGATGCTTTACACACATAAAATCGCGATGCTTTCTAAAGTGCTTTGGAAAAATGCAGAAAGCGATTGGCAAGCATGGTTGAGGAAGTCAGACATCACTATGAATGAACACTTGATTCTTTTGACAATATATGCATTTGAACGTGCTACAATTTCTGACATCTCTAAATATGGCGTGATGCATGTTTCAACAGCGTTCAATTTTGCTAAGCGTTTAGAACAACAAGAATTACTTTCACTTAAAAAAGATACAAGTGACAAAAGAAATACTTTTATAGTGTTAACAGAAAAGGGAAAGCAACTTGTTGAAGAGATATTTGATCAATATGATGAAAGTAAAAATCATATTTTTAATGTCTCTAAACAATATAAGGATGAAATGTTTCACCTTCCAAACTTTAGCGATGCCCATTACCTTGTGTCTAAATTACAAGGCAAAGAATTCATAGATGACGTTAATTTGTGTCAAGAAAATTTACGAAAAAATTTGCTTGACGAACAGTAA
- the hemY gene encoding protoporphyrinogen oxidase, giving the protein MTKVAIVGAGITGLASAYFIKSQYPHVEITVYEATDRAGGKVKTVQRDGYTIELGPESYLGRKTIMTEVAKSIGMSDEDIVTNETGQSYIYAHNQLYPIPGGSILGVPTDLKPFMLTKLISFKGKLRALKDLSLKPIAMEDENDISVGHFFRARLGDEMLENLIEPLLSGIYGTDIDQLSLMSTFPNFKALEEKHGSIIKGMQQVKKERQQLAHHNHKGPQGQFKQFKNGLNDFINQLESWLVNHDVNFEYETKVHDLVATQKGYFVELAQEERVFYDGVIVTTPHQSFRDWFSSDPTFDYFYQLQASSVATIVFAFDEKNIKNTYNGTGFVIARTSQTDITACTWTTKKWPHTTPEGKVLIRAYIGKPGDNIVNEKSDDELVAIAKKDLSQMMTFYGEPDFTIVNKMPYASPQYHVGHIGKIKEIQQHIYENYPHLQITGAPFEAVGLPDCIQQAKDAVSKLLPRLV; this is encoded by the coding sequence ATGACAAAAGTTGCAATCGTTGGCGCGGGTATTACTGGATTAGCGAGTGCATATTTTATTAAAAGCCAATATCCTCATGTCGAGATTACTGTTTATGAAGCAACGGATCGCGCAGGGGGCAAAGTTAAAACAGTGCAACGTGATGGCTATACTATTGAACTTGGGCCAGAGTCTTATTTGGGACGCAAAACCATTATGACTGAAGTAGCAAAATCAATCGGTATGTCAGATGAAGATATTGTCACTAATGAGACAGGTCAATCTTATATTTATGCGCATAATCAATTATATCCTATACCTGGAGGATCCATTTTAGGGGTTCCAACGGACTTAAAGCCTTTTATGCTGACAAAGTTAATTTCATTTAAAGGAAAACTCCGTGCGCTGAAAGATCTTTCTTTAAAACCAATCGCAATGGAAGATGAAAATGATATTTCAGTGGGTCACTTTTTTAGAGCAAGATTAGGGGATGAAATGCTTGAAAACTTAATTGAACCTCTTTTAAGTGGTATCTATGGGACAGATATTGATCAGTTAAGTTTAATGAGCACATTTCCTAATTTTAAAGCTTTAGAAGAAAAGCATGGAAGTATTATTAAAGGGATGCAACAAGTTAAAAAGGAAAGACAACAACTTGCGCATCATAATCATAAAGGACCACAAGGCCAGTTCAAACAATTCAAAAATGGCCTCAATGACTTTATTAATCAACTAGAAAGTTGGTTAGTTAATCATGATGTGAATTTCGAGTATGAAACAAAAGTTCATGATTTAGTGGCAACACAAAAGGGTTACTTTGTTGAACTAGCGCAAGAGGAAAGAGTATTTTATGATGGCGTTATTGTGACAACACCACATCAATCGTTTAGAGATTGGTTCAGTAGTGATCCGACATTTGATTATTTTTATCAACTTCAAGCGTCTTCAGTGGCAACTATAGTCTTTGCTTTTGATGAAAAAAATATTAAAAACACATACAATGGAACAGGATTTGTCATTGCAAGAACTAGTCAAACAGATATTACGGCATGTACTTGGACAACCAAAAAATGGCCCCATACAACACCAGAAGGTAAAGTGTTGATTCGTGCTTATATTGGTAAACCAGGTGACAACATTGTTAACGAGAAATCGGACGATGAACTTGTTGCTATAGCTAAAAAAGATTTGTCACAAATGATGACTTTTTATGGTGAACCCGATTTTACTATTGTTAATAAAATGCCTTATGCGAGTCCTCAATATCATGTGGGCCATATCGGTAAAATCAAAGAAATACAGCAACATATATATGAGAATTATCCACACTTACAAATTACGGGTGCGCCTTTTGAAGCGGTAGGATTACCTGACTGTATTCAACAAGCGAAAGATGCGGTTTCTAAATTATTACCGAGATTGGTTTAA
- the ecsB gene encoding ABC transporter permease EcsB — MMTAAKELFQKRLKALRAEKNYYNRFIFNGHFSVFLLILFGAFILGYGQWLKNVPKDVNYALIIGIVLSITSLFPLKTLLKDADRLFLLPFEKQMRAYIKESIQYSYLARIPLQIVLLIITYPLVHTVYPDRMHAFILVVLMAFIFPLLGLIIKWQWYRYRLENWSVQLILFLVYLSGYYLILGPFDIKGVGSIVILLALIVLFNRLNQKSHFPWEFMIKQAHQHQINYYKFVNMFTDVKGIQEQAVRRRYLDFLLKTPKPFNDKQMYPFLFKRNFLRGRDAFNLTLRLVIIAIALMIWLSHPIVSAIIGGLSMYIIVLQMSQFYKQEAYSLWPQVWPVSEMHVIEGYRKFLQHTVLIIGIILSIVYIILNISYFYLFILFFIVGYLTVNATIKKLKYQESLLKD, encoded by the coding sequence ATGATGACAGCTGCAAAGGAACTGTTTCAAAAAAGACTAAAAGCGCTTAGAGCTGAAAAAAATTATTATAATCGTTTCATCTTTAATGGCCATTTCAGTGTGTTTCTACTCATTTTGTTTGGTGCATTTATACTCGGTTATGGTCAGTGGTTAAAAAATGTACCAAAAGATGTCAATTACGCACTCATAATCGGAATCGTATTATCAATTACGTCTTTATTTCCTTTAAAAACATTACTTAAAGATGCAGACCGCTTATTTTTACTCCCTTTTGAAAAGCAAATGCGTGCATATATAAAGGAGAGTATCCAATATAGTTATTTAGCACGTATACCATTACAGATTGTTTTGCTTATCATTACATATCCATTAGTACACACGGTATATCCAGACCGTATGCATGCATTTATTCTTGTGGTTCTAATGGCTTTTATATTTCCTTTATTAGGGTTAATCATCAAGTGGCAATGGTACCGATATCGACTTGAGAATTGGTCAGTGCAATTAATACTATTTTTAGTCTATCTTTCAGGTTACTATTTAATACTGGGGCCTTTTGATATTAAAGGGGTAGGTAGCATTGTCATTTTACTCGCATTGATAGTGTTATTTAACCGTTTAAATCAAAAAAGTCATTTCCCATGGGAGTTTATGATTAAGCAAGCCCATCAACATCAAATTAATTATTATAAATTTGTAAATATGTTTACTGATGTCAAAGGGATACAAGAGCAAGCTGTTCGAAGACGTTATTTAGATTTTCTTTTAAAAACGCCAAAACCATTTAATGACAAACAAATGTATCCGTTTCTATTTAAAAGAAACTTTTTAAGAGGGCGCGACGCATTTAATTTAACTTTACGCTTAGTGATTATCGCTATCGCGTTAATGATATGGTTAAGTCATCCAATTGTAAGTGCTATCATTGGCGGTTTATCTATGTATATTATCGTTTTACAAATGTCTCAATTTTATAAGCAAGAAGCGTATAGTTTGTGGCCACAAGTTTGGCCGGTTTCAGAGATGCATGTGATTGAAGGTTATCGAAAATTTTTGCAGCACACAGTTTTAATTATAGGTATTATATTGAGCATCGTTTATATCATTTTGAATATAAGCTATTTCTACTTATTCATACTCTTTTTTATAGTAGGGTACTTAACTGTCAATGCAACAATCAAGAAGCTGAAATATCAAGAAAGCTTATTAAAAGATTAA